A region from the Citrobacter koseri ATCC BAA-895 genome encodes:
- a CDS encoding DinI family protein, with the protein MFVELVYDKRNVEGLPDARNIILNELTKRVHRIFPDADVRVKPMQANALNSDCTKTEKERLNRMLEEMFEEADMWLVNEL; encoded by the coding sequence ATGTTCGTTGAACTGGTTTATGACAAGCGTAATGTCGAGGGGCTACCGGACGCAAGAAACATCATTCTTAACGAGCTGACAAAGCGCGTACACCGGATCTTCCCCGACGCCGACGTGAGAGTTAAGCCAATGCAGGCTAACGCATTAAACAGCGACTGCACAAAGACCGAAAAAGAGCGGCTAAACAGAATGCTGGAAGAGATGTTTGAAGAAGCCGATATGTGGCTGGTGAACGAATTATGA
- a CDS encoding DUF6387 family protein → MNNWSLEHTKEIKAWLNIDNYRKFEDLSLIHFYHELWARNLFFKEYREEFESRTLMGYFSKIFTGNPFLIPEGQLGYMTPANKLFQPPHFFLTTLDRLAETSIIAMQRGGFVWHEGNNYSINAELREESLSDIMPDQFTRTVMIEIDLASGTDEEIAESLKAALPQWRKIKGIDENPLESVRFGYGTIKKLISYRVIPMLDILVWAAVKKIRVSDDRLSRLLYTDDDEESEMRQSSQIKDTDRPLALKSCTTDFIRQFLYFMNKNSHLKQMKVSDVMKLSD, encoded by the coding sequence TTGAACAACTGGTCACTAGAGCATACAAAAGAAATCAAAGCTTGGCTTAACATAGATAACTATCGCAAGTTTGAAGATCTCTCATTGATACACTTCTATCACGAGTTATGGGCCCGGAATCTGTTCTTTAAGGAGTATCGGGAAGAGTTTGAGAGCAGAACTCTTATGGGTTACTTCTCAAAGATTTTCACCGGTAACCCTTTTTTGATTCCAGAAGGGCAACTTGGATACATGACTCCTGCCAACAAACTTTTTCAGCCCCCCCATTTTTTTCTAACAACTCTTGATCGCCTTGCTGAAACGAGCATTATTGCTATGCAACGCGGAGGTTTTGTTTGGCATGAAGGTAACAATTATTCTATAAACGCAGAGCTTCGAGAGGAATCACTTTCAGACATTATGCCAGATCAGTTTACACGAACAGTCATGATCGAGATTGATTTGGCAAGTGGCACAGACGAAGAGATTGCAGAGTCGCTTAAAGCTGCATTACCGCAATGGCGTAAAATTAAGGGTATTGATGAAAACCCATTGGAATCTGTTCGTTTTGGATACGGAACTATCAAGAAACTCATCAGTTATCGTGTAATACCTATGTTGGATATCTTGGTGTGGGCAGCCGTTAAAAAAATCCGTGTTTCTGACGACAGGTTATCCAGACTACTATATACAGACGATGACGAAGAAAGCGAAATGAGGCAGTCCAGCCAAATCAAAGATACCGACAGGCCTTTGGCCCTTAAATCCTGCACAACTGACTTTATCCGACAATTCCTTTACTTCATGAACAAAAATAGCCATTTGAAGCAAATGAAAGTCTCTGATGTAATGAAACTATCGGATTAG
- a CDS encoding YagU family protein: MNIFEQTPPNRRRYGLAAFIGLIAGIVSAFVKWGAEVPLPPRSPTDMFTAACGPESLIRAAGQIDCSRNFLNPPYIFLRDWMGLADPNAAVYTFAGHVFNWVGVTHIIFSIVFAVGYCVVAEVFPKIKLWQGLLAGALAQLFVHMISFPLMGLTPPLVDLPWYENVSEIFGHLIWFWSIEIIRRDLRNRITHQPDPEIPLGTSR; this comes from the coding sequence ATGAATATATTTGAACAAACTCCACCAAACCGCAGGCGTTATGGCCTGGCTGCATTTATTGGGTTAATCGCTGGTATCGTATCAGCATTTGTTAAATGGGGCGCTGAAGTACCTTTGCCACCCCGCAGTCCGACTGATATGTTCACTGCTGCATGCGGGCCGGAATCATTAATCAGGGCTGCCGGGCAAATTGACTGTTCCCGCAATTTCCTGAATCCCCCTTATATTTTCCTTCGTGACTGGATGGGGCTTGCTGATCCTAACGCTGCCGTCTACACCTTTGCCGGGCATGTGTTTAACTGGGTTGGCGTAACACACATCATCTTTTCGATTGTCTTCGCAGTGGGTTACTGTGTTGTTGCTGAAGTTTTCCCCAAAATTAAACTCTGGCAGGGTTTGCTGGCTGGTGCGCTGGCACAGCTTTTCGTACATATGATTTCCTTCCCTCTCATGGGGCTGACTCCACCTTTGGTTGACCTTCCATGGTATGAGAATGTATCCGAAATTTTTGGACATTTAATCTGGTTCTGGTCCATCGAAATTATCCGTCGGGATCTGCGTAACAGGATTACTCATCAACCGGACCCGGAGATCCCTTTGGGAACAAGCCGGTGA